The following DNA comes from Quercus robur chromosome 1, dhQueRobu3.1, whole genome shotgun sequence.
GTGATAAATTATTACttgttccaaaagtttaaatagttaaaaaaatgttaactttttaataattaatcattataataatattCTCTTTCATGTGTGGATCCAAATTCCTTTAAATTGGGAACCAACATGTGAGACTTCTAACATTttaaatagaataatattagagatgcaaattattttacaaactactgatgtggtcagtgattattggtaaatgaaaatgtgatattaatagtgggtctagataaaaactaataagaGGTTGACCAcaataatattttgtaaaaatattgtcaaataatttgtgactgtagcattactattttaaatataaGGTAGACTGGAGATATGATTCGAATTTAAGACCCCTTATTCTAATACCATAATAAATTATCACTTGTCCAAAAATTTAAGTtattagaaaatgataaatttagtcatttaaccattattataataatattgaaTGAATACTTTTAGATAGGTTGTAGTGAcagtttatataatattttgttacTTTTAATTAGTTAACATAAACTTCTTGAGGGCATGAATTAAAATGATTTgcaaagttattttttaattaaaaattttagggtttaATTGAATTACTCAAAAGTACAAGAAAACTATATAATTATCCAAGTctttagttaaaaatatttaattatgaaGTACATGATTTGAATGCTAGTATCATTGAaccgaaaaagaaaaagcatatcTTTGTCTTTCTAATTCTTTTGCTACGGAAAAGAAAAGCAATTCAAGACATTGGAAGGTcatggaagagagaaaaagcttATGCttacatttattattaaaaaaaatcaactaatgGCATACCTAATGACCGTTAAAGTTTGGGCTTGTCAGGTCACCAGTCTTATTATGTTTGTCTAATTGGAATAGAGGGATCAGTTGTTGTTAAGGCTGGTGTAACCGCAAGTTAAGTCTTGTGAAGCTTAAGATACGACCTAAGAAGCTTCCAAATGAAACCCCCATCAGCTTTATTAAAAtctatatattcatatttcgGCTGTCCTTCATCAACAAGCTTTTGCAGTTAGCTCGTATGCTTGAGAAAAAATTGCGTCAATTGAGGTTCCCCAACTATTCACCTATGATCTGTCCTCATGAAAATCTAAAAACTATGCATTCATCTGCCTCTAAAACGACTGCTGGATGAAAACCCTTCATTTTGCTTTCTTACTAAGAATATGTTTGAGAAAGTTACATAAGAACAGTGTCATTCACATGCTTCAATATTATTGgtgaaatttttaattacaaaCAATCTGAGAAGTAAAAGTGTAAAACAACATCAAACCAAAAGTGAAATatgtgtcaaaaaaaaaaaaaaaaaaagtgaaagatgTTGAAAACTTAAACTTACTTGATTTGGAATGTCATTGTTTTCCCTACTAATGAGAATTTTAACATACACATTATATAATATCGTTGTTGATATTCTAAAGTCACGTGTCCATAGATTCTTTCAATTATTGTATTTGTCTGAATTTGTGTTACTTTATGTAACCCACAAAAgggtttgtaaatttttaatgtGGGCATGACTTAAAACACAAACCCACTTCATTCCATATCCCAATCTATGACaccatattttaaaaataaataaccatAAAGTAAATAATTTTCAGGAGCATTGCTTTTTCACTGTGCTTTGTTAGCATTCAAAGagagtttttactttttattatccttttccttttttctccgtTATTGCTAATCAATCAATCACGGAAGTAGGTCAAAATCACTTCTGTTCAGTTTAAGAGCCATAAAATCATAGCAAGGAAAAGTTTTGACTTGAACAGAAAGGAGGTCAAATAAAATAGATTGTCTTTGACACCACTCTATAGTTGTTCTAACAACTGGTCCcattaaaattgttatttaagcTCTTCTATGTATACTTTTGCCAAGTTAACTTCTATCACCTACTCAACCAAACACCCTTCCTTCTCCCCTATATAAACACTAATTACGTACCTTTGAGGTACACAGACTCAAGTGTACGTTTTGGCTAGCACCAAAGAACATACTAAAAGAGCATCAGGTTAGAGACACAAAAAAATGGGTGTGGCTCTTATTTCCTCTCCAGCATTTCCCAGCGTCTTTCTATTCTCATTGATTACAGTTTGTCTCATTCCTGAGCTCACACTGGCTGCAGGCATTACCAGGCACTACAAGTTTGATGTATGTTTTGCACACCTTGGTACCtaaattattaagaaaatactgtagcaaatcttttaaaaaattgattatacattttttttttttgggttctttctTGCTATTAACACTTTTGACTTATCTTGTAGATCAAATTACAAAATGTTACACGACTGTGCCACACAAAGAGCATTATTACTGTAAATGGGCAGTTTCCTGGGCCTCGCATTGTAGCTAGGGAGGGTGATCACCTTCTTATCAATGTGGTTAACCATGTCCAGAACAACATCTCCATCCATTGGTAATAAATCTATACCAAGTTTTGTGCACTCATTTAAAGTTATGAAACAACTAATATAgttataaaatatatagttcCTAGCTTAAATTTAACTCCATGTTCTAATTTGCAATTgtgataaatatatttaaaacagGCATGGAATTCGACAGCTTCAAACAGGGTGGGCTGATGGACCAGCATATGTGACTCAATGTCCCATACAAATTGGCCACAGTTATGTGTACAACTTCACCATTGTTGGCCAGAGAGGCACTCTTTTTTGGCATGCCCACATTTCATGGCTAAGATCAACTGTCTATGGTCCTCTAATCATTCTTCCCAAGCGTGGTGTTCCTTATCCATTCACCAAACCCTTCAATGAAGTTCCCATTATCTTTGGTAAGTTAGACATGCGTTCATATTAGTTCTtaaattgatgattttttgaaaGTTGATAAAAGTATAGTTATAgctagaaaaataaataaatagaaaagttAACAAATACTTTAATGGCACTGGtttagaagaattttttttttcaaattttttttggaaaaagaataaaacaattGACTTCTTTTTACCGTTTTTTCAAATTCTCatgaaaattgtattaaaactttcctaaaatgatttatGAACAAATGTCATAAAGAAACCTTTAACAAaacacataaataatttttttttaaataataaaagtataatTGTGCCTAGAAATAAGTATCTAAcaatgagattttaaaaaaattgtacgcaagtcaaaaagttgaaaaaaaagcTAATTTATTCACATGTATCCATTTCCTCATTGATATATATACTAACACAAACTTTGATACCAACAAATTTCAGGAGAGTGGTGGAATGCAGATCCTGAAACAGTCATTACCCAAGCTCTGCAAACAGGAGGTGGCCCTAATGTCTCTGATGCATATACCATCAATGGACTTCCAGGGCCACTATATAACTGCTCAGCCAAAGGTATCAAATGCTATATGgaatattttcaaatgtttcaAGAACTGTTGTATAGGTCAACTTAACATGTTGTATAAATGTGTCTTCGCATGCAGACACATTCAAGCTAAAGGTGAAGCCTAGGAAGACTTACCTTCTTCGGTTCATCAACGCAGCACTCAATGACGAGCTATTTTTCAGCATTGCAAACCACACCCTCACAGTTGTTGAAGCAGATGCCGTTTATGTTAAACCTTTCGAGACCAACACGCTTCTCATAGCCCCAGGACAAACCACAAATGTTCTTCTTAAGACCAAACCCAATTTCCCAAATGCCACATTCTTCATGACTGCTAGACCATATGTGACTGGCCTGGGCACTTTTGACAATTCTACTGTTGCAGGTATCTTAGAATatgaattttcatccaaaacaaAAAGCCACTCATCAAACATTTCCATCAAAAAGCTTCCACTCTTCAAACCAGTTCTCCCTCCTCTCAATGACACTTCCTTTGCTACAAATTTCTCAAACAAACTTCGTAGCTTAGCAAGTGCTCAATTCCCTGCTAATGTCCCACAAAAAGTTGACAAGCGCTTTTTCTTCACAATAGGCCTTGGAACAAACCCTTGTGATCAGAATAACCAAACCTGCCAAGGTCCTAATGGAACAAGGTTTGCAGCTTCTATCAATAACATATCTTTTGCAGTACCAACCACAGCTCTTCTACAAGCCCATTTCTTTGGTCAATCAAATGGAGTTTACAACCCCAACTTTCCTATCAGTCCCTTAATTCCCTTTAACTATACTGGCAACCCTCCAAACAACACTATGGTGAGCAATGGGACAAAGCTAGTGGTTCTGACTTTTAACACTAGTGTAGAGCTTGTCTTGCAGGACACAAGCATTCTTGGCGCTGAGAGCCACCCTCTACATCTGCATGGCTTTAATTTCTTCGTTGTTGGGCAAGGTTTTGGGAACTTTGATCAGAATAAAGACCCAGAAAACTTCAATCTTGTCGACCCAGTTGAAAGAAACACCGTGGGTGTGCCTTCAGGGGGTTGGGTTGCTATCAGGTTTTTAGCAGATAACCCAGGTGAGAAATGAAGAACatcatataataaaatatagttggaCACATACAaatctaatataataaaaaatattacacctaagatcaaaaaaaaaaaaaaaaaacaatattacacctactacaaattttattacataagcaATCAATTGCATTCATAAATTTAATGTGTCAATatttaaatacaaaacaaacaaaaaataattaataatttttttagtttatatatatattgtaattttgAGAGTAACTTTAACATGTTAACATTTTATATTAGGAAAAGTACcttcaagaaaatattaaagaaagtTGGCTATACTAGGTGATTAGGACATCAATACCTATATAGCAATTGAATCCAGCACGCATAGTAACTTTCATTaaacctttattttattttttggtctcATAAGAACAATTAGATTTGCTTTTACAGCTTTTGTtcaagtttataaaataatgaaattgtCGCTGACTTGTTTGAAACTGATGATGATACGCTGAcaattgtatatatatgtggCAACAGGAGTATGGTTCATGCATTGCCACCTGGAGATCCACACAAGCTGGGGTTTAAAGATGGCTTGGCTAGTCTTAGATGGAAAGCTCCCAAATCAGAAGCTGCTTCCTCCACCAGCAGATCTTCCTAAGTGTTGATCTTTGACTCACTTCTTGATTCACAGCAACTAGAAATTGCCCCCATTATcctttttaacttattttagttttttggcCCTGCCTcggcattttttttattgatcttCAATAAGTATTTTGTTCATCCATATGGAGCTAGGTATAGAAAAAGAGTGGgagtttttttttgtaacaattTCAAATTAAGTGTTAGTGTGAAGCCTCAATAAATTCCCTCAATAATATTGCCGGACAATGTATTACCattattttgtttcaattacaaatttttatactCGATATGTGTTTAGCATTTGCTCTTGGAATGTGAATCTTTATTTCTTAAAGCATGGTCAACTGTCTAGGAGCCGAGCTATATAAAAATCACTACATAAAATGTTTCTATTTGTGACGAAACTTTTCCAActgataagaaaagaaagatacttCTATTCTGTCATCGAAAATTACACCATAAATAATACTTCATTAGCGATGAAATCATGATTTTTCAATAGCAAGTCTATTTTGTCGGAAATTACTCGCCAAATATTGAAAcatttgtaacaaaaaaaaagtttctatcAAAAATGTCTACATTAATTTTTTCACTGTTATTTGCAACAAAAAAACGTTTTGGTAGTTGTTAAtggttaaaaatattttatgaaaagaaaGTATTAATGACGGAATGATAGATCCATCACAATAAAGCTAATTTCCTATAGATATGTGACCGTTTCCATCGAAAATTACACCATAAATAATACTTCATTAGCGATGAAATCATGATTTTTCAATAGCAAGTCTATTTTGTCAGAAATTACTCGCCAAATATTGAAAcatttgtaacaaaaaaaaagtttctataaaaaatgtcTACATTAATTTTTTCACTGTTATTTGCAACAAAAAAACGTTTTGGTAGTTGTTAATggttaataatattttatgaaaagaaaGTATTAATGACGGAATGATAGATCCATCACAATAAAGCTAATTTCCTATAGATATGTGACCGTTTCCATCGAAAATTACACCATAAATAATACTTCATTAGCGATGAAATCATGATTTTTCAATAGCAAGTCTATTTTGTCGGAAATTACTCGCCAAATATTGAAAcatttgtaacaaaaaaaaaattttctatcaaaaatGTCTACATTAATTTTTTCACTGTTATTTGCAACAAAAAAACGTTTTGGTAGTTGTTAAtggttaaaaatattttatgaaaagaaaGTATTAATGACGGAATGATAGATCCATCACAATAAAGCTAATTTCCTATAGATATGTGACtgttaaaaattgttattttctttggagGAAGAGCTCCCTCTTTTCATTTtcgtattcttctttttcttcttaaaaagaGTTTTCGTATTTGCAATAgcttaaaaatttattactttgtCATTTGCAAGTTGCAATGAGGATTTGGttgttataaataataaatttttcttaaagaaataaggttttagattttttttttttttttttttttggaaagtttcAACTTTGCTcttgatgatagttttttattatcaaatcaagatactaatcggtttttggtgtaggtggggattgaaccccaagTTTTAGACTTAGAgacaaataattataattaagaTCTTCTggttattataaataataaaattttcttaagaagATAAGGTTATAGACCTATAGACAAGTAATTATGATTAAGGTTACGGTACAATAAATAGATTTGGAATGTTTTGACTCTAAATTTATACattataatttctcaaaaaaaaaaaaaaattatacattataaaattcattgtttgaaCTTATttaagggtcatgctaacgagtgcccttagggcactagTTAAGAATtcatttgaagaaaatttttttaggaaaagaaaaaaaagcaattaatattttgacaacttttttcatttcccataaaagtaatgtcaaaactttctttaattgaattcttAATCAGTGctctaagggcactcgttagcatttctctTCATTTTATACTTAGGGGGAtttgatattataaattttaaatctacTGTATAAATGCTTTAATAacctaaaattttgaattcagaCTGGTAcgaatattaataaaaagataaatttatGTGATCTTACTGCTTACAAGTTATAAAGATATGGCACGATTTTTATAGGaatattgtttttcctttttgatgtataaagagaaaatttaaaaaatcagaaaagcaataaattttacaatttgttgTGTGATTATGATCTAAGTCATTAAATTAAAACACGTAGCTTTAAGGATTCCCTCCTATTGAACAATATAGttcaataaaaaacaaattgagcCCAAACTCGTTTATGAGCATCGacttgaaaaagaaacatatatcTTACTAAATAAGGTTTTAATTAATTGGGAATTGGACTACTTG
Coding sequences within:
- the LOC126732796 gene encoding laccase-17-like, which gives rise to MGVALISSPAFPSVFLFSLITVCLIPELTLAAGITRHYKFDIKLQNVTRLCHTKSIITVNGQFPGPRIVAREGDHLLINVVNHVQNNISIHWHGIRQLQTGWADGPAYVTQCPIQIGHSYVYNFTIVGQRGTLFWHAHISWLRSTVYGPLIILPKRGVPYPFTKPFNEVPIIFGEWWNADPETVITQALQTGGGPNVSDAYTINGLPGPLYNCSAKDTFKLKVKPRKTYLLRFINAALNDELFFSIANHTLTVVEADAVYVKPFETNTLLIAPGQTTNVLLKTKPNFPNATFFMTARPYVTGLGTFDNSTVAGILEYEFSSKTKSHSSNISIKKLPLFKPVLPPLNDTSFATNFSNKLRSLASAQFPANVPQKVDKRFFFTIGLGTNPCDQNNQTCQGPNGTRFAASINNISFAVPTTALLQAHFFGQSNGVYNPNFPISPLIPFNYTGNPPNNTMVSNGTKLVVLTFNTSVELVLQDTSILGAESHPLHLHGFNFFVVGQGFGNFDQNKDPENFNLVDPVERNTVGVPSGGWVAIRFLADNPGVWFMHCHLEIHTSWGLKMAWLVLDGKLPNQKLLPPPADLPKC